The following proteins are co-located in the Pseudomonas synxantha genome:
- the argJ gene encoding bifunctional glutamate N-acetyltransferase/amino-acid acetyltransferase ArgJ has product MAVGLGPLPTLHPVAGFELGIASAGIKRPGRKDVVVMRCAEGSTVAGVFTLNAFCAAPVILAKQRVAGTIRYLLTNTGNANAGTGEPGLVAAARTCAKLAQLTGVDASQVLPYSTGVIGEPLPVEKIEGALQAALDDLSVDNWAAAATGIMTTDTLPKGASRQFVHDGVTVTVTGISKGAGMIRPNMATMLGYIATDAKVSRDVLQSLILDAANKSFNRITIDGDTSTNDCCMLIATGQADLPPITQASGPLFAALKQAVFEVCMDVAQAIVRDGEGATKFVTVEVNGGGNHQECLDVGYTVAHSPLIKTALFASDPNWGRILAAVGRAGVPDLDVSKIDVFLGDVCIASRGARAETYTEAQGSAVMQQEEITIRIELGRGACSETIWTTDLSHEYVKINAEYRT; this is encoded by the coding sequence ATGGCTGTTGGTCTTGGTCCTTTGCCCACATTGCACCCGGTTGCCGGTTTTGAGCTCGGTATCGCCTCGGCCGGCATCAAGCGCCCGGGGCGCAAGGATGTGGTAGTGATGCGCTGTGCCGAAGGCTCGACCGTCGCCGGTGTGTTCACCCTCAATGCCTTCTGCGCCGCGCCGGTGATCCTGGCCAAGCAGCGCGTGGCCGGCACGATCCGTTACCTGCTCACCAACACCGGCAATGCCAACGCCGGCACCGGCGAGCCTGGCCTGGTGGCCGCGGCGCGCACCTGCGCCAAGCTGGCCCAACTGACCGGCGTGGACGCCAGCCAAGTGCTGCCGTACTCAACCGGCGTGATCGGTGAACCGCTGCCTGTGGAAAAAATCGAAGGCGCCCTGCAAGCCGCGCTGGATGACCTGTCTGTAGATAACTGGGCGGCTGCGGCCACTGGCATCATGACCACCGACACCTTGCCAAAAGGCGCAAGCCGTCAGTTTGTGCACGACGGCGTGACGGTCACTGTGACCGGCATCAGCAAGGGCGCGGGCATGATCCGCCCGAACATGGCCACCATGCTCGGCTATATCGCCACCGATGCCAAAGTCTCCCGCGACGTGCTGCAGAGCCTGATCCTGGACGCGGCCAACAAGTCGTTCAACCGCATCACCATTGATGGCGACACCTCGACCAACGACTGCTGCATGCTGATTGCTACCGGTCAGGCCGACCTGCCACCCATCACGCAAGCCAGCGGCCCGCTGTTCGCGGCGTTGAAGCAGGCGGTGTTTGAAGTGTGCATGGACGTGGCCCAGGCCATCGTGCGCGACGGCGAGGGCGCGACCAAGTTCGTGACGGTTGAAGTCAATGGCGGCGGCAACCATCAGGAATGCCTGGACGTGGGCTACACCGTGGCGCACTCGCCGCTGATCAAGACCGCGCTGTTTGCCTCGGATCCGAACTGGGGCCGTATCCTGGCGGCTGTCGGTCGTGCCGGCGTGCCGGACCTGGACGTGAGCAAGATCGACGTGTTCCTCGGCGACGTGTGCATCGCCAGCCGCGGTGCTCGCGCCGAAACCTACACCGAAGCCCAGGGCTCGGCGGTGATGCAGCAGGAAGAAATCACCATCCGCATCGAATTGGGGCGCGGCGCGTGCAGCGAAACCATCTGGACCACCGACCTGTCCCACGAGTACGTGAAGATCAATGCGGAATACCGTACCTGA
- the secA gene encoding preprotein translocase subunit SecA, with the protein MFAPLLKKLFGSKNEREVKRMLKTVQLVNAFEEQMVALSDEQLRAKTEEFKARIAKGETLDKLLPEAFAVAREAGKRVMGMRHFDVQLIGGMTLHEGMIAEMRTGEGKTLVATLGVYLNALSGKGVHVVTVNDYLARRDANWMRPLYEFLGLTVGVVTPFQPPEEKRAAYAADITYGTNNEFGFDYLRDNMAFSMEEKFQRELNFAVIDEVDSILIDEARTPLIISGQAEDSSRLYTEINKLIPRLEQHIEEVEGVVTKEGHFTIDEKTRQVELNEAGHQFVEEMLTQIGELAEGESLYSAHNLGLLTHVYAGLRAHKLFHRNVEYIVQDGQVVLVDEHTGRTMPGRRLSEGLHQAIEAKEHLNIQAESQTLASTTFQNYFRLYNKLSGMTGTADTEAFEFHQIYGLSVVVIPPNKPLARKDYNDLVFLTAEEKYAAIINDIKDGMAKGRPILVGTATIETSEHVSNLLNKEGIEHKVLNAKFHEKEAEIIAQAGRPGALTIATNMAGRGTDILLGGNWEVEVASLDNPTPEQIAQIKADWQKRHQAVLESGGLQVIASERHESRRIDNQLRGRAGRQGDAGSSRFYLSLEDSLMRIFASDRVKNFMKALGMQSGEAIEHRMVTNAIEKAQRKVEGRNFDIRKQLLEFDDVNNEQRKVIYHMRNTLLAADNIGETIADFRQDVLNATVSAHIPPQSLPEQWDVAGLEAALKSDFGVDLPVQQWLDEDDHLYEETLREKLMAELLAAYNEKEEQASAEALRTFEKQIVLRVLDDLWKDHLSTMDHLRHGIHLRGYAQKNPKQEYKRESFTLFSELLDSIKRDSIRVLSHVQVRREDPVEEEARLRQEAEALAARMQFQHDEAPGLEAPEALGEEVDVALAQTPVRNDQKLGRNELCWCGSGKKFKHCHGEIN; encoded by the coding sequence ATGTTTGCGCCTTTGTTAAAGAAACTTTTTGGAAGCAAGAATGAGCGCGAAGTCAAACGCATGCTCAAGACGGTGCAGCTGGTCAATGCCTTCGAAGAGCAGATGGTTGCCCTGTCGGACGAGCAATTGCGCGCCAAGACCGAAGAGTTCAAGGCCCGCATAGCCAAAGGTGAAACCCTCGACAAGCTGCTCCCCGAAGCCTTCGCGGTCGCCCGTGAAGCCGGCAAGCGTGTGATGGGCATGCGCCACTTCGACGTGCAGTTGATTGGCGGCATGACCTTGCATGAAGGCATGATTGCCGAAATGCGTACCGGTGAAGGCAAGACCCTGGTAGCCACCCTGGGTGTCTACCTCAACGCGCTGTCCGGCAAGGGCGTGCACGTTGTGACGGTGAACGACTACCTGGCTCGCCGGGACGCCAACTGGATGCGCCCGCTGTATGAATTCCTCGGCCTGACCGTCGGCGTGGTAACGCCGTTCCAGCCGCCGGAAGAGAAGCGCGCCGCCTATGCCGCCGACATTACCTACGGCACCAACAACGAATTCGGTTTCGACTACCTGCGCGACAACATGGCGTTCAGCATGGAAGAAAAATTCCAGCGCGAACTCAACTTTGCCGTGATCGACGAAGTCGACTCCATCCTCATCGACGAAGCCCGTACCCCGCTGATCATCTCCGGCCAGGCCGAAGACAGCTCGCGCCTGTACACCGAGATCAACAAGTTGATCCCGCGCCTGGAGCAGCACATCGAGGAAGTCGAAGGTGTGGTGACCAAAGAAGGCCACTTCACCATCGACGAGAAGACCCGCCAGGTCGAACTCAACGAAGCCGGTCACCAGTTCGTCGAAGAGATGCTGACCCAGATCGGCGAGCTGGCCGAAGGTGAAAGCCTGTACTCGGCGCACAACCTGGGCCTGTTGACCCACGTGTATGCCGGCCTGCGCGCCCACAAGCTGTTCCATCGCAACGTCGAATACATCGTCCAGGACGGCCAGGTCGTGCTGGTCGACGAACACACCGGCCGTACCATGCCGGGGCGTCGCCTGTCCGAAGGCCTGCACCAGGCCATCGAAGCCAAGGAACACCTCAACATCCAGGCTGAAAGCCAGACGTTGGCGTCCACTACTTTCCAGAACTACTTCCGTCTGTACAACAAACTGTCCGGCATGACCGGTACGGCCGACACCGAAGCGTTCGAATTCCATCAGATCTACGGTCTGTCGGTGGTGGTCATCCCGCCGAACAAGCCGCTGGCCCGTAAAGACTACAACGACCTCGTGTTCCTGACCGCCGAAGAGAAATACGCGGCAATCATCAATGACATCAAGGATGGCATGGCCAAGGGCCGTCCGATCCTGGTGGGCACCGCCACCATCGAGACGTCCGAGCACGTGTCCAACCTGCTGAACAAGGAAGGTATCGAGCACAAGGTCCTTAACGCCAAGTTCCACGAGAAAGAAGCCGAGATCATCGCTCAGGCCGGTCGCCCAGGCGCGCTGACCATCGCCACCAACATGGCCGGTCGTGGTACCGACATCCTGTTGGGCGGTAACTGGGAAGTGGAAGTGGCCTCCCTCGATAACCCGACCCCAGAGCAGATCGCCCAGATCAAGGCTGACTGGCAGAAACGCCACCAGGCCGTGCTCGAATCCGGTGGCTTGCAGGTAATCGCGTCCGAGCGCCACGAATCGCGTCGTATCGACAACCAGCTGCGTGGCCGTGCCGGTCGCCAGGGTGACGCCGGTTCCAGCCGTTTCTACCTGTCGCTGGAAGACAGCCTGATGCGCATCTTCGCCTCGGACCGCGTGAAGAATTTCATGAAGGCCCTGGGCATGCAGTCCGGTGAAGCGATCGAGCACCGCATGGTGACCAACGCCATCGAGAAGGCCCAGCGCAAGGTCGAAGGCCGTAACTTCGACATTCGTAAGCAATTGCTCGAGTTCGATGACGTCAACAACGAACAGCGTAAAGTGATCTATCACATGCGTAACACGTTGCTGGCCGCCGACAATATTGGCGAGACCATCGCCGATTTCCGTCAGGACGTGCTCAACGCCACCGTCAGCGCCCACATCCCGCCACAGTCCCTGCCTGAGCAGTGGGATGTCGCCGGCCTGGAAGCCGCGCTGAAGAGCGACTTCGGGGTTGATCTGCCGGTCCAGCAATGGCTGGACGAAGACGATCACCTGTACGAAGAAACCCTGCGCGAAAAACTGATGGCCGAGCTGCTGGCCGCGTACAACGAAAAAGAAGAGCAGGCGAGTGCCGAAGCACTGCGCACCTTCGAGAAGCAAATCGTACTGCGCGTGCTGGACGACCTGTGGAAAGACCACCTGTCGACCATGGACCACCTGCGTCACGGCATCCACCTGCGTGGCTATGCCCAGAAGAACCCGAAGCAGGAGTACAAGCGCGAGTCGTTCACCTTGTTCTCCGAGCTGCTGGATTCGATCAAGCGCGATTCGATCCGCGTGCTGTCCCACGTTCAGGTGCGTCGCGAAGACCCGGTCGAGGAAGAGGCACGCCTGCGCCAGGAAGCCGAGGCACTGGCTGCACGCATGCAGTTCCAGCATGACGAAGCACCGGGCCTGGAAGCGCCTGAGGCATTGGGCGAAGAGGTCGATGTGGCCCTTGCGCAAACCCCGGTGCGCAACGATCAGAAGCTGGGCCGCAACGAACTGTGCTGGTGCGGTTCGGGCAAGAAGTTCAAACACTGCCATGGCGAAATCAACTAA
- a CDS encoding cob(I)yrinic acid a,c-diamide adenosyltransferase, whose translation MGFRLSKIYTRTGDKGETGLGDGRRVPKDHPRVEAIGEVDTLNSQLGLLLANLEEQSGKHPALNDVIEVLTPCQHRLFDLGGELAMPVYKALNAAEVDRLEAAIDRWNEEVGPLENFILPGGSALIAQAHVCRSLARSAERRCQHLNALEPLEGVGLAYINRLSDLLFVAARVIARRQGVAEVLWQAAAKPH comes from the coding sequence ATGGGCTTTCGCCTGTCGAAAATCTACACCCGTACCGGCGACAAGGGCGAAACCGGCCTCGGTGACGGCCGCCGCGTGCCCAAGGACCACCCGCGCGTGGAAGCGATCGGCGAGGTGGATACGCTGAACAGCCAGTTGGGCCTGTTGCTGGCCAACCTGGAAGAACAAAGCGGCAAGCACCCGGCGTTAAATGATGTGATTGAAGTGCTCACGCCGTGCCAGCATCGTCTGTTCGATCTGGGCGGCGAGCTGGCGATGCCGGTGTACAAGGCACTGAACGCGGCGGAAGTGGATCGGCTGGAAGCGGCGATTGATCGCTGGAACGAAGAAGTGGGGCCGCTGGAGAACTTCATCCTGCCCGGTGGTTCGGCGCTGATCGCCCAAGCCCATGTGTGTCGCAGCCTGGCGCGCAGTGCTGAGCGGCGGTGTCAGCACCTGAATGCGTTGGAGCCGCTGGAGGGGGTCGGGTTGGCGTATATCAATCGATTGTCTGACTTGCTGTTTGTGGCGGCCAGGGTGATTGCCCGGCGCCAAGGTGTTGCCGAAGTGTTATGGCAGGCCGCTGCCAAGCCACACTGA
- a CDS encoding sensor histidine kinase produces the protein MPLRQRLENLPVGQKLLVALLVLLTTVLLVANLTFISAAYWISQESMAPQALQAIGRLVSNPSLAAEALESPAKAEALLNELTSYSPLRAAALYDGEGNRLAQMQHGDRLHLPDNYRHIEAWRLTEFRSNQVITLPRGTQPSGHLLLVASSELPVAFYTGTLTASLGILIFSVLLWLVIARQIKRLITRPIHELEELSRQVTREENYALRAGRGNHDEIGSLAEAFNTMLSRIEAREQQLKRARDDSQAAYDQAQGLAEETRHTNRKLELEVQVRSKIEKKLTGFQNYLNSIIDSMPSALIALDEQLYVTQWNQEATALSGTRLDEALNQPIFLAFQPLKPYLPQIKATVEQHTVERIERVTWIKDDEPKHYALTFYPLMGGAGRGVVIRIDDITQRLSLEEMMVQSEKMLSVGGLAAGMAHEINNPLGAILHNVQNIRRRLSPELPKNLEYAEQVGIELDTVNRYLQGREVPQLLDGIQQAGARAAKIVTHMLSFSRRSNRQMAPCDLPALIDQAVEIAGNDFDLTIGFDFKGQAIIRQFDPQLGPVPGTANELEQVLLNLLKNAAQAIHLREDDSEPGRIILRTRLNPPWAEIQVEDNGIGMSENVRKRTFEPFFTTKEIGQGTGLGLSVSYFIITNNHKGQMEVHSTPGQGTCFTLRLPLAGSQLSPTELTQLEH, from the coding sequence ATGCCACTGCGCCAGCGTCTTGAAAATCTACCGGTAGGGCAGAAACTGCTGGTGGCCCTGCTGGTGCTATTGACCACGGTGTTGCTGGTGGCCAACCTCACATTTATCAGCGCTGCCTACTGGATCTCCCAGGAAAGCATGGCGCCCCAGGCATTGCAGGCCATTGGTCGACTGGTGTCCAACCCATCGCTCGCCGCCGAGGCGCTCGAATCCCCGGCCAAGGCCGAGGCGCTGCTCAATGAACTGACCAGCTACTCACCACTGCGCGCCGCCGCTCTCTACGACGGTGAAGGCAACCGTCTGGCGCAGATGCAGCACGGCGACCGCCTGCACCTGCCGGACAACTATCGGCATATCGAGGCCTGGCGCCTGACCGAGTTTCGCAGCAACCAGGTCATCACCCTGCCCCGCGGCACCCAGCCTTCCGGGCATTTACTGCTGGTGGCCAGCAGTGAGCTGCCGGTGGCCTTCTATACCGGCACGCTGACCGCGAGCCTGGGCATCCTGATTTTCAGTGTGCTGTTGTGGCTGGTCATCGCCCGGCAAATCAAACGTCTGATCACGCGGCCCATCCATGAACTGGAAGAACTGTCGCGGCAGGTCACCCGTGAAGAGAACTACGCCCTGCGCGCCGGGCGTGGCAACCATGACGAGATCGGCAGCCTGGCCGAAGCCTTCAACACCATGTTGTCGCGTATCGAAGCCCGCGAGCAGCAGCTCAAGCGTGCGCGTGACGATTCCCAGGCTGCTTACGACCAGGCCCAGGGGCTGGCCGAAGAGACCCGGCATACCAACCGCAAGCTGGAACTGGAAGTCCAGGTGCGCAGCAAGATCGAGAAAAAGCTCACGGGCTTCCAGAACTACCTCAACAGCATTATCGACTCGATGCCCTCGGCGCTGATCGCCCTGGATGAACAGCTCTATGTCACCCAGTGGAACCAGGAAGCCACCGCCCTTTCCGGCACGCGCCTGGACGAAGCCCTGAACCAGCCGATCTTCCTTGCCTTCCAGCCGCTCAAACCATACCTGCCGCAAATCAAGGCCACGGTGGAGCAACACACAGTTGAACGGATCGAGCGGGTCACCTGGATCAAGGACGATGAACCCAAGCATTACGCCCTGACGTTCTACCCGTTGATGGGTGGTGCCGGGCGTGGCGTGGTGATCCGAATCGACGACATCACCCAACGCCTGTCCCTGGAAGAAATGATGGTGCAGTCGGAAAAAATGCTCTCGGTGGGCGGCCTGGCCGCCGGCATGGCCCACGAAATCAACAACCCACTGGGCGCGATCCTGCATAACGTGCAGAACATCCGTCGCCGCCTGTCTCCGGAGCTGCCCAAGAACCTGGAGTACGCCGAGCAGGTGGGCATCGAGCTGGACACGGTCAATCGTTACCTGCAAGGCCGCGAAGTCCCGCAGTTGCTCGACGGTATTCAGCAGGCCGGGGCGCGGGCGGCGAAAATCGTTACCCATATGCTCAGTTTCAGCCGCCGCAGTAACCGCCAGATGGCCCCCTGCGACTTGCCGGCCTTGATCGACCAGGCCGTGGAAATCGCCGGCAACGATTTCGACCTGACCATCGGCTTCGACTTCAAGGGCCAGGCGATCATCCGTCAGTTCGACCCGCAATTGGGCCCTGTGCCCGGCACCGCCAACGAGCTGGAACAAGTGCTGCTCAACCTGCTGAAGAACGCCGCCCAAGCCATTCACCTGCGCGAAGACGACAGCGAGCCGGGGCGTATTATCCTGCGCACCCGCCTCAACCCGCCGTGGGCAGAAATACAGGTGGAAGACAACGGCATCGGCATGAGCGAAAACGTGCGCAAGCGCACCTTCGAACCGTTCTTCACCACCAAGGAAATCGGCCAGGGCACCGGGCTTGGGCTGTCGGTGTCGTATTTCATCATCACCAACAACCACAAGGGCCAGATGGAAGTGCATTCCACCCCAGGCCAAGGCACCTGCTTTACCTTGCGCCTGCCCCTGGCCGGCAGCCAATTGTCCCCTACAGAACTCACCCAACTGGAGCACTGA
- a CDS encoding DUF721 domain-containing protein, whose amino-acid sequence MAFRPLTARAPGVLLREAKPLKAIFGQAQRLGHLQRLLESQLQPAAREHCHVASWREGNLLLIVTDGHWATRLRYQQKRLQRQLMVFDEFAGLTRIQFKVQPPAVPQRTVGHTLDLSVNAAETLQATAEGISDPGLRAALERLAAHARPKP is encoded by the coding sequence ATGGCATTTCGCCCTCTTACAGCCCGCGCTCCCGGCGTGTTGCTCCGCGAAGCCAAGCCGTTGAAAGCCATCTTCGGCCAGGCGCAACGCTTGGGTCATTTGCAACGCCTGCTTGAAAGCCAACTGCAACCAGCCGCCCGTGAACACTGCCACGTGGCGTCCTGGCGAGAAGGCAACCTGCTGTTAATTGTGACCGACGGCCATTGGGCGACCCGTTTGCGCTACCAGCAAAAACGCTTGCAGCGGCAATTGATGGTATTCGATGAATTCGCCGGTTTGACGCGCATACAATTCAAGGTACAGCCGCCCGCCGTGCCGCAGCGCACGGTGGGACACACGCTGGACCTGTCGGTAAATGCGGCCGAAACCCTGCAGGCAACGGCCGAAGGGATCAGCGACCCGGGCCTGCGCGCAGCCCTGGAACGGCTGGCCGCCCACGCCCGGCCCAAGCCCTGA
- a CDS encoding Nudix family hydrolase, with protein sequence MKRVHVAAAVIRGVDGRILLARRADTQHQGGLWEFPGGKVEADESVATALSRELQEELGIQVTTARPLIKVRHDYPDKQVLLDVWEVSAFTGEPHGAEGQPLEWVTQRDLVNYAFPAANAPIVAAARLPAEYLITPGELETPTLLRGIQKAIAGGIKLVQLRAPNGYDPKYRDLAVDAVGLCAGKAQLMLKGPFEWLGDFPAAGWHMTSAQLRKYASKGRPLPKDRWLAASCHNAEELALAEMMDVDFVTLSPVQPTQTHPDAQPLGWEQAAQLITGFSKPVFLLGGVGPAQREQAWEAGAQGVAGIRAFWPEV encoded by the coding sequence GTGAAACGAGTGCATGTAGCAGCAGCGGTGATCCGCGGTGTCGATGGCAGGATCCTGCTGGCGCGCCGTGCCGACACCCAGCATCAGGGCGGGCTCTGGGAGTTTCCCGGCGGCAAGGTGGAGGCCGATGAGTCGGTCGCCACGGCCTTGTCACGAGAACTGCAGGAAGAGCTGGGTATCCAGGTCACTACGGCGCGGCCGTTGATCAAGGTGCGGCATGATTACCCGGACAAGCAGGTATTGCTGGACGTCTGGGAAGTCTCGGCCTTTACCGGCGAACCCCATGGTGCCGAAGGGCAGCCGTTGGAATGGGTGACGCAACGGGACTTGGTCAACTATGCGTTCCCGGCGGCAAATGCGCCGATTGTTGCCGCTGCGCGCTTGCCCGCCGAGTACCTGATCACCCCGGGCGAGCTGGAAACCCCCACGCTGTTGCGCGGCATCCAGAAGGCCATTGCAGGGGGTATCAAGCTGGTTCAACTGCGTGCGCCCAACGGCTACGACCCTAAATACCGTGATCTGGCGGTGGATGCGGTTGGCCTGTGTGCCGGCAAGGCGCAATTGATGCTCAAGGGGCCCTTCGAGTGGCTGGGGGATTTCCCTGCTGCTGGCTGGCACATGACCTCGGCGCAATTGCGCAAATACGCGAGCAAGGGCCGCCCGCTGCCGAAGGACCGTTGGTTGGCGGCTTCTTGCCACAATGCTGAAGAGCTGGCGCTGGCAGAGATGATGGACGTGGACTTTGTCACCCTGTCGCCGGTGCAGCCGACCCAGACCCATCCGGATGCGCAGCCGTTGGGTTGGGAGCAGGCGGCGCAGTTGATCACCGGGTTCAGCAAGCCGGTATTCCTGCTGGGCGGGGTTGGGCCTGCGCAGCGGGAGCAGGCGTGGGAAGCCGGGGCGCAAGGGGTGGCTGGGATTCGGGCGTTCTGGCCTGAGGTTTGA
- a CDS encoding helicase HerA-like domain-containing protein — translation MPDSTQLLIGAGPDGQPIAQSMRLANRHGLIAGATGTGKTVTLQRLAEAFSDAGVTVFAADIKGDLCGLGAAANPQGKVAERIAGMPFLGYKAQAYPVTLWDIHGQSGHPLRTTISEMGPLLLGSLLELTDSQQSALYAAFKVADREGLLLLDLKDLKALLNHLRYHPELLGEDAALMTTGSSQALLRRLAVLEQQGAEALFGEPALQLEDILQPASDGRGRIHLLDASRLVHEAPKVYATFLLWLLAELFEQLPERGDAEKPLLALFFDEAHLLFADTPRALQERLEQVVRLIRSKGVGVYFVTQSPGDLPDTVLAQLGLRIQHGLRAFTAKEQKSLRAVADGFRPSPAFDSLSVLTELGTGEALVGTLQEKGTPEVVQRVLVAPPQSRIGPLSEAERAALVASSPLLGRYDKPVDRESAYEVLMARKELGPTGETASTEEPSFTDKAGAFLGTTAGKALKSAMQQAANQMGRQLVRGLLGSLLGGSKRK, via the coding sequence ATGCCTGACTCCACACAACTGCTTATCGGTGCCGGCCCAGACGGCCAGCCCATCGCCCAGTCCATGCGCCTGGCCAACCGTCATGGGTTGATCGCCGGCGCCACGGGCACCGGCAAGACCGTCACCTTGCAGCGCCTGGCCGAAGCCTTCAGTGATGCGGGTGTGACGGTGTTCGCCGCCGACATCAAGGGCGACCTTTGCGGCCTGGGCGCCGCTGCCAATCCGCAGGGCAAAGTCGCCGAGCGGATTGCCGGCATGCCATTCCTTGGCTACAAGGCCCAGGCGTACCCCGTTACCCTGTGGGATATCCATGGCCAGTCCGGTCATCCGCTGCGTACCACCATCAGCGAAATGGGCCCGTTATTGCTTGGCAGCCTGCTGGAACTCACCGACAGCCAGCAATCGGCGCTCTACGCGGCCTTCAAGGTGGCGGACCGCGAAGGCCTGTTGCTGCTGGACCTCAAGGACCTCAAGGCGCTCCTTAACCACCTGCGTTACCACCCGGAACTGCTGGGCGAAGACGCGGCGTTGATGACCACGGGTTCCAGCCAGGCGCTGTTGCGGCGCCTGGCGGTATTGGAGCAGCAAGGCGCTGAAGCCCTGTTTGGCGAGCCGGCCCTGCAACTCGAAGATATTCTGCAGCCCGCCAGCGATGGCCGTGGGCGCATCCACCTGTTGGACGCCAGCCGCCTGGTGCATGAAGCGCCCAAGGTGTACGCGACCTTCCTGTTGTGGCTGCTGGCGGAGTTGTTCGAACAGTTGCCGGAGCGCGGCGATGCCGAAAAGCCGCTGTTGGCGCTGTTTTTCGACGAGGCCCATTTGTTGTTCGCCGATACGCCTAGAGCCTTGCAGGAGCGCCTGGAGCAAGTGGTGCGCTTGATCCGCTCCAAAGGTGTCGGCGTGTACTTTGTCACCCAATCGCCGGGCGACCTGCCTGATACGGTGCTGGCGCAGCTGGGCCTGCGTATCCAGCACGGCTTGCGCGCCTTTACCGCAAAAGAACAGAAATCCCTGCGGGCGGTGGCGGATGGTTTTCGGCCCAGCCCGGCGTTCGATAGCTTGTCGGTGCTGACAGAGTTGGGCACCGGTGAGGCGTTGGTGGGCACCTTGCAGGAAAAAGGCACGCCAGAAGTCGTCCAGCGTGTGTTGGTTGCCCCCCCGCAATCGCGGATCGGGCCGCTCAGCGAAGCCGAACGTGCGGCCTTGGTCGCCAGTTCACCGCTGCTGGGGCGCTATGACAAGCCGGTTGATCGTGAGTCGGCCTATGAGGTGCTGATGGCGCGCAAGGAACTTGGGCCTACTGGCGAGACTGCATCGACCGAAGAACCGAGCTTTACCGACAAGGCCGGTGCATTCCTCGGCACCACCGCCGGCAAGGCGTTGAAGTCAGCGATGCAGCAGGCCGCCAATCAGATGGGGCGCCAGTTGGTGCGTGGCTTGCTGGGCTCGCTGTTGGGCGGCAGCAAACGCAAATAG